One Bemisia tabaci chromosome 7, PGI_BMITA_v3 DNA window includes the following coding sequences:
- the RpS4 gene encoding small ribosomal subunit protein eS4 isoform X2, with product MLNKLGGVFAPRPSSGPHKLRECIPLVVFLRNRLRYALNNTEVTKILMQRLIKVDGKIRTDPTYPAGFMDVISIPKTGEFFRLIYDVKGRYTVHRITSEEAQYKLCRVKARSTAQKGVPYIVTHDGRTIRYPDPLIKVHDSVQYEIATGKILDYLKFETGALCMITGGRNLGRVGAIVNRERHPGSFDIVHIKDTAGHVFATRLHNVFVIGKGSKAYISLPKAKGVKLSVAEERDKRLAAKAAKR from the exons ATGCTGAACAAGCTTGGTGGTGTGTTCGCTCCTCGACCTAGCAGTGGACCTCACAAGTTGCGAGAATGTATTCCACTAGTTGTATTTTTACGTAACAGGCTGAGGTATGCCCTGAACAACACAGAAGTGACTAAAATTTTAATGCAGAGACTTATCAAAGTTGATGGCAAAATCCGGACTGACCCAACCTACCCAGCAGGTTTCATGG ATGTCATCAGTATTCCAAAAACAGGAGAATTTTTCAGATTGATCTATGACGTTAAGGGACGCTACACAGTGCACCGAATCACCTCTGAAGAAGCACAG tATAAATTATGCAGAGTGAAGGCACGTTCAACAGCTCAGAAAGGTGTTCCTTACATTGTTACACACGATGGGCGCACCATTCGCTATCCTGATCCTCTCATCAAAGTGCACGATTCTGTTCAATATGAGATTGCGACTGGAAAAATCTTGGATTACCTTAAATTTGAAACAG GAGCCCTTTGCATGATCACTGGAGGTCGTAACTTGGGTCGAGTTGGTGCAATCGTGAACCGAGAAAGGCATCCAGGATCATTCGATATTGTCCACATCAAAGATACAGCTGGTCACGTTTTCGCAACTAG ATTACACAATGTGTTTGTCATCGGCAAAGGTAGCAAAGCTTACATCTCTCTACCGAAGGCCAAGGGTGTGAAGTTAAGTGTTGCTGAAGAAAGAGACAAACGGTTAGCAGCCAAAGCTGCCAAACGTTAA
- the RpS4 gene encoding small ribosomal subunit protein eS4 isoform X1 → MARGPKKHLKRLHAPKTWMLNKLGGVFAPRPSSGPHKLRECIPLVVFLRNRLRYALNNTEVTKILMQRLIKVDGKIRTDPTYPAGFMDVISIPKTGEFFRLIYDVKGRYTVHRITSEEAQYKLCRVKARSTAQKGVPYIVTHDGRTIRYPDPLIKVHDSVQYEIATGKILDYLKFETGALCMITGGRNLGRVGAIVNRERHPGSFDIVHIKDTAGHVFATRLHNVFVIGKGSKAYISLPKAKGVKLSVAEERDKRLAAKAAKR, encoded by the exons GCTAGAGGTCCAAAGAAGCACTTGAAGCGTTTACACGCGCCGAAAACATGGATGCTGAACAAGCTTGGTGGTGTGTTCGCTCCTCGACCTAGCAGTGGACCTCACAAGTTGCGAGAATGTATTCCACTAGTTGTATTTTTACGTAACAGGCTGAGGTATGCCCTGAACAACACAGAAGTGACTAAAATTTTAATGCAGAGACTTATCAAAGTTGATGGCAAAATCCGGACTGACCCAACCTACCCAGCAGGTTTCATGG ATGTCATCAGTATTCCAAAAACAGGAGAATTTTTCAGATTGATCTATGACGTTAAGGGACGCTACACAGTGCACCGAATCACCTCTGAAGAAGCACAG tATAAATTATGCAGAGTGAAGGCACGTTCAACAGCTCAGAAAGGTGTTCCTTACATTGTTACACACGATGGGCGCACCATTCGCTATCCTGATCCTCTCATCAAAGTGCACGATTCTGTTCAATATGAGATTGCGACTGGAAAAATCTTGGATTACCTTAAATTTGAAACAG GAGCCCTTTGCATGATCACTGGAGGTCGTAACTTGGGTCGAGTTGGTGCAATCGTGAACCGAGAAAGGCATCCAGGATCATTCGATATTGTCCACATCAAAGATACAGCTGGTCACGTTTTCGCAACTAG ATTACACAATGTGTTTGTCATCGGCAAAGGTAGCAAAGCTTACATCTCTCTACCGAAGGCCAAGGGTGTGAAGTTAAGTGTTGCTGAAGAAAGAGACAAACGGTTAGCAGCCAAAGCTGCCAAACGTTAA